GCCGCTGTGGACGGAGAACCCGCCAGCCGGCAGGCCCGGGACGTGGCTCGGGAATGGGGGCTCGACCTGGAGGCGCACCGGTCGCGGCGCCTCACCCCCGAGATGGTCGCCGGCGCGGGGCTCGTGCTCACCATGAGCGAACAACATAAGCGCCAGGTGCTGGAGATGGTGCCGGGCGCGGCCGGGCGGGTGTTTACGCTGGCCGAGTATGCGGGGAGCCAGGGCGACGTGGACGATCCCTTCGGCCAGGATCTGGAGCGCTACCGGGCGACCGTGCGCGAGCTCGACGCGCTGACGAGAGAGGCCGCCGCCCGTTTTGAAACGCAACGGGCCGCGGCGCAGGAGCGAGCGGCGGTGCCGGCCGCTGCCGCGGCTGGGGAGGGCCCGTTGGCCGGAGAGGCCGTTCGCCGGGCCGCGGTGGGCTGGGACCACGCCGGGCGGGCGCTGCGCGACGCCGTGGTGGAGAGCCTCAGGCAGGGCGGGCTTGAGGTGAGGGAGTACGGCCCGCAGGGCGAGGAGACGGTGGACTACCCTGACGTGGCCGTCCAGGTGGCGCGCGCCGTGGCCGCCGGCGAGGTGGCCTTCGGCGTGCTGATGTGTGGTACGGGAATTGGAATGAGCATTACGGCCAATAAAGTGAGGGGCGTTCGGGCGGCGCTCTGCCACGACCCCTACTCGGCCCGGATGGCCAGGGCCCACAACGACGCAAACGTCCTGGCCATGGGGGGCCGGGTGCTCGGGCCGGGCGTGGCGGCGGAGGTCGTG
This DNA window, taken from Bacillota bacterium, encodes the following:
- the rpiB gene encoding ribose 5-phosphate isomerase B, whose product is GRNGGTMCNMTWSSDVLFVCSGNTCRSPLAAALFRRALRGRGVSSVEVSSAGLAAVDGEPASRQARDVAREWGLDLEAHRSRRLTPEMVAGAGLVLTMSEQHKRQVLEMVPGAAGRVFTLAEYAGSQGDVDDPFGQDLERYRATVRELDALTREAAARFETQRAAAQERAAVPAAAAAGEGPLAGEAVRRAAVGWDHAGRALRDAVVESLRQGGLEVREYGPQGEETVDYPDVAVQVARAVAAGEVAFGVLMCGTGIGMSITANKVRGVRAALCHDPYSARMARAHNDANVLAMGGRVLGPGVAAEVVKAFMEGRFEGGRHARRVEKIRQAESAC